In Choloepus didactylus isolate mChoDid1 chromosome 25 unlocalized genomic scaffold, mChoDid1.pri SUPER_25_unloc2, whole genome shotgun sequence, one genomic interval encodes:
- the MCOLN1 gene encoding mucolipin-1 has product MAAPVGRRSSETERLLTPSPNYGTQAGASPAPPTPLEEEDLRRRLKYFFMSPCDKFRAKGRKPFKLMLQVVKILVVTVQLILFGLSNQLAVTFREENTIAFRHLFLLGYSDGADETFAAYTREQLYQAIFYAVDQYLLLPNVSLVRYAYVRGEGADGSALALCQRYYHRGHVDPANDTFDIDPMVITDCIRVDPPEQPPLSPVDDLFLSDSSSSYRNLTLKFHKLINVTIYFQLKTINLQSLINNEIPDCYTFSVLITFDNKAHSGRIPISLETQAHIQECKHPSVFRHGDNSFRLLFDVVVILTCCLSFLLCARSLLRGFLLQNEFVGFIWRQRGRAVALWERLEFVNGWYILLVTSDVLTISGTIMKIGIEAKNLASYDICSILLGTSTLLVWVGVIRYLTFFHKYNILIATLRVALPSVMRFCCCVAVIYLGYCFCGWIVLGPYHVKFRSLSMVSECLFSLINGDDMFVTFAAMQAQQGRSSLVWLFSQLYLYSFISLFIYMVLSLFIALITGAYDTIKHPGSTGAEKSELQAYIAQCQDSPTSGKFRRGSGSACSLLCCCGRDAAEEQSLLVN; this is encoded by the exons AGACCGAGCGGCTCCTGACCCCCAGTCCCAACTATGGGACCCAGGCAGGGGCTTCCCCAGCCCCTCCAACCCCACTGGAAGAGGAAGACCTCCGCCGTCGCCTCAAGTACTTCTTCATGAGTCCCTGTGACAAATTTCGTGCCAAGGGCCGCAAACCCTTCAAGCTGATGCTGCAGGTGGTGAAGATCCTGGTGGTCACTGTACAG CTCATCCTGTTTGGGCTCAGCAACCAGCTGGCGGTGACATTCCGGGAAGAGAACACCATTGCCTTCCGGCACCTCTTCCTTCTGGGCTACTCAGATGGGGCAGATGAGACCTTTGCGGCCTACACCCGGGAGCAGCTCTACCAGGCCATCTTCTATGCCGTGGACCAG TACCTGTTGCTCCCCAATGTGTCGCTGGTCCGCTACGCATACGTGCGGGGTGAGGGTGCTGATGGCTCGGCGCTGGCCCTCTGCCAGAGGTACTACCACCGTGGCCATGTGGACCCAGCCAATGACACCTTTGACATTGACCCAATGGTCATCACTG ACTGCATCCGGGTGGACCCCCCCGAGCAGCCCCCTCTGTCCCCAGTTGATGACCTCTTCCTCTCGGACAGCAGCTCCAGTTACAGGAACCTCACGCTCAAGTTCCACAA GCTGATCAACGTCACCATCTACTTCCAGCTGAAGACTATCAACCTCCAGAGCCTCATTAACAACGAGATCCCTGACTGCTACACCTTCAGCGTCCTG ATCACGTTTGACAACAAGGCACATAGCGGGCGTATCCCCATCAGCCTGGAGACCCAAGCCCACATCCAGGAGTGTAAGCACCCCAGCGTCTTCAGGCACG GAGACAACAGCTTCCGGCTCCTGTTTGATGTGGTTGTGATCCTCACCTGCTGCCTGTCCTTCCTGCTGTGTGCCCGCTCGCTGCTGCGCGGCTTCCTGCTGCAGAAT GAGTTTGTAGGGTTCATATGGCGGCAGCGGGGACGGGCAGTTGCCCTGTGGGAACGGCTGGAATTTGTCAATGGCTGGTACATCCTGCTGGTCACCAGCGATGTGCTCACCATCTCAGGCACCATCATGAAAATTGGCATTGAAGCCAAG AACCTGGCGAGCTACGACATCTGCAGCATCCTCCTGGGCACTTCGACGCTGCTCGTCTGGGTCGGCGTCATCCGCTACCTGACCTTCTTCCACAAGTACAAC ATCCTCATTGCCACGCTGCGGGTGGCTCTGCCCAGCGTGATGCGCTTCTGCTGCTGCGTGGCTGTCATCTACCTGGGCTATTGTTTCTGCGGCTGGATCGTGTTGGGGCCCTACCATGTGAAG TTCCGCTCACTGTCCATGGTGTCCGAATGCCTGTTCTCACTTATCAACGGGGATGACATGTTCGTGACGTTCGCCGCGATGCAGGCACAGCAGGGCCGCAGCAGCCTCGTCTGGCTCTTCTCCCAGCTCTACCTCTATTCCTTCATCAGCCTGTTCATCTACATGGTGCTGAGTCTCTTCATCGCGCTCATCACCGGTGCCTACGACACTATCAAG CACCCGGGCAGCACCGGGGCAGAGAAGAGCGAGCTTCAGGCCTACATCGCGCAGTGCCAGGACAGCCCCACCTCTGGCAAGTTCCGCCGGGGGAGCGGCTCAGCCTGCAGCCTTCTCTGCTGTTGCGGCAG GGACGCTGCAGAGGAGCAGTCGCTACTAGTGAATTGA